In Sphingobacterium thalpophilum, a genomic segment contains:
- a CDS encoding ATP-binding protein codes for MKITLTLTLIMFVQVLFGQKSLTPQWQSDTTLRSPESVWVDAKNKVLYVSNTIAFEPNTTAFISKLDMDGKFIKRDWVTGLNAVLGIGIHKNRLYAAEAFSKSIAVIDTDKASIVKRITIDGAELLNDITVDSKGIVYVSDTRLGKVYRIENDSPMLYAENLKGANGLLAVGKDLYVLSDGALVKIDQDKKTTVISKGMEGGLDGVVQIKPNEFVVSGWQGLIYHVKPDGFNAVLLNTRDKKINAADIGYDKSSGMLYVPTVRSNSVQAYKLD; via the coding sequence ATGAAAATTACGTTAACATTAACCCTTATCATGTTTGTACAAGTCCTGTTTGGACAGAAGTCTTTAACGCCTCAATGGCAATCGGACACTACCCTAAGATCTCCAGAGTCCGTTTGGGTAGATGCCAAGAACAAAGTACTCTATGTTTCAAATACGATCGCCTTCGAACCTAATACTACAGCATTCATCAGTAAACTGGATATGGACGGAAAATTTATCAAAAGAGATTGGGTTACAGGACTCAATGCTGTTTTGGGTATAGGAATCCACAAAAACCGGCTCTATGCGGCTGAAGCATTCTCTAAATCCATTGCCGTCATCGATACGGATAAAGCAAGCATCGTCAAAAGAATTACCATTGATGGCGCTGAGCTACTCAACGACATTACCGTTGACTCAAAGGGTATCGTTTATGTAAGTGATACGCGACTTGGAAAAGTCTATCGCATTGAAAACGACTCTCCTATGCTTTATGCAGAAAACCTAAAAGGTGCAAATGGGTTGCTGGCTGTCGGCAAAGACTTGTATGTGCTATCGGATGGCGCGCTTGTTAAGATAGATCAGGATAAAAAAACTACCGTAATATCGAAAGGTATGGAAGGCGGATTGGACGGTGTCGTACAAATTAAACCCAACGAATTTGTAGTTTCTGGCTGGCAAGGACTGATCTACCATGTCAAACCTGACGGCTTCAATGCTGTATTACTTAACACACGTGACAAAAAGATAAACGCTGCCGATATCGGATACGACAAATCTTCAGGTATGCTGTATGTGCCTACCGTTAGGAGTAACAGCGTTCAGGCTTACAAATTGGACTAG
- a CDS encoding ABC transporter ATP-binding protein, protein MKLSTFTPYTKSFRKAFLIIPFFVVIDVFCEIVQPRLMSIIVDNGILHKDINYILKIGLAMIGLAIVAIVANLCNIYYSAHASVGFATNLRTALFRKIQSFAFADTDYFNSASLTTRLTNDTNMMQQVMMMCLRMLLRAPLMMVFAIIFAVSINKDLSIVMAIALPILALSIFILLRKGLPFFIKMQQAVDRVNSVVQENLLNVRVVKAFVRQDFEKKKFDKLNFDLMDVATKASSIVVLIMPVMQLVMGLSLVAVTWFGGQKVMTGTLALGGLMSFLSYITQILISLMLLSLTFMMISRAIASGDRIEEVLEKQPSLTDTAEGLQNRYAITAGRIAFKQVTFRYNLQSEKPNLDNISFEVKPATTLAIIGGTGSGKSTLVQLIPRLYDVSEDAVLVDGVDVRNYQLQELRSQIAIVLQQNQLFSGTILENLKWGNEQATEEDIYAAARIACADDFIRSFPAGYQTLLGQGGVNVSGGQKQRICIARALLKKPKILIMDDSTSAVDIDTDRKILEGLKNYLQDTTQLIIAQRISSVMHADQILVMEEGRIVGSGSHEVLLQTNTIYQEIYQSQHLQKEEA, encoded by the coding sequence ATGAAGCTTTCCACGTTTACCCCTTATACCAAGTCATTTAGAAAGGCTTTTTTGATTATTCCTTTTTTCGTTGTGATCGATGTATTTTGCGAGATTGTACAACCCCGTCTGATGTCTATCATTGTCGACAACGGAATCTTGCATAAAGATATCAACTACATTTTGAAAATTGGATTGGCCATGATCGGATTAGCCATCGTTGCTATCGTTGCCAATTTATGCAACATCTATTACTCTGCACACGCGTCGGTGGGTTTTGCGACGAATCTCCGGACGGCCTTGTTTCGAAAAATACAATCCTTTGCTTTTGCGGATACCGATTATTTCAATTCGGCCTCGCTTACAACACGGCTCACCAACGACACCAATATGATGCAGCAAGTCATGATGATGTGCTTGCGTATGCTTCTAAGAGCACCCCTTATGATGGTTTTTGCCATTATCTTTGCAGTTTCTATTAATAAGGATCTGTCCATCGTGATGGCCATTGCATTACCTATATTGGCCTTAAGTATTTTTATTTTATTACGCAAAGGACTCCCCTTTTTTATCAAGATGCAGCAGGCAGTTGACCGTGTCAATAGTGTTGTGCAGGAAAATCTACTCAATGTGCGGGTAGTAAAAGCTTTTGTACGACAGGATTTTGAGAAAAAGAAATTCGACAAATTGAATTTCGATCTGATGGATGTTGCCACCAAAGCTTCGAGCATCGTTGTCCTTATCATGCCTGTCATGCAATTGGTGATGGGTTTGTCGCTTGTTGCCGTGACCTGGTTTGGCGGACAGAAAGTAATGACCGGAACGCTTGCGCTGGGTGGATTGATGTCATTTCTAAGTTATATCACGCAAATCCTTATTTCTTTGATGCTGCTTTCATTGACTTTCATGATGATTTCAAGGGCAATCGCTTCTGGCGATAGAATTGAAGAAGTTTTAGAGAAACAACCCTCCTTAACGGATACTGCGGAAGGCCTCCAAAATAGATACGCCATCACAGCGGGACGGATCGCATTTAAGCAAGTCACTTTCCGTTATAACTTACAAAGTGAAAAACCCAACCTTGACAATATTAGCTTCGAAGTAAAGCCTGCGACTACCCTTGCAATCATAGGTGGCACAGGTTCGGGAAAGAGCACTTTGGTACAATTAATTCCACGACTATATGATGTGTCTGAAGATGCCGTTTTAGTAGATGGCGTCGATGTCAGAAATTACCAACTACAGGAACTGCGCAGCCAGATTGCGATTGTGTTGCAGCAGAACCAACTTTTTTCAGGAACTATTTTAGAAAATCTCAAATGGGGAAATGAGCAGGCAACAGAAGAGGATATTTATGCCGCAGCTAGGATTGCCTGTGCAGACGATTTTATACGCTCCTTCCCCGCCGGATATCAGACGCTACTGGGACAAGGGGGCGTCAATGTTTCGGGAGGACAAAAACAACGCATATGTATTGCCAGGGCTTTATTGAAGAAACCTAAAATCTTGATTATGGACGACAGCACAAGTGCTGTGGACATCGACACCGACCGAAAAATACTTGAAGGTTTAAAAAATTATCTGCAGGATACCACACAATTGATTATTGCACAGCGCATTTCAAGCGTCATGCACGCCGACCAGATATTGGTCATGGAAGAAGGCCGCATTGTCGGCTCCGGATCACACGAGGTACTTCTGCAAACAAATACCATCTATCAGGAAATTTATCAGTCCCAACACCTGCAAAAAGAAGAAGCCTAA
- a CDS encoding ATP-binding cassette domain-containing protein: MPAPVQGQVTLSHVNFGYVPEKQVLFDIDIDVKPGQKIAFVGETGAGKSTIINLLPRFYPLLSGDILLDKTSIFKLDRNELRKKLSIVFQDTHLFTDTVMENIRYGRLSATDDEVIAAAKLAAADSFIMQLPQGYKTELTNDGANLSQGQRQLINIARATIANTPILILDEATSSIDTRTEIAIQEGIDRLMQNKTSFVIAHRLSTIKNADVICLIEKGRIAEFGSHTELLKQKGKYYRLYMGQFD, translated from the coding sequence ATGCCGGCACCGGTGCAGGGCCAAGTGACACTATCGCATGTAAATTTTGGTTATGTACCGGAAAAACAGGTTTTATTTGATATCGACATCGACGTAAAACCAGGTCAAAAGATCGCTTTTGTGGGTGAAACTGGTGCTGGCAAGTCGACAATTATCAATTTGCTGCCTCGCTTCTACCCTTTGCTATCCGGGGATATTCTGTTAGATAAGACATCGATTTTTAAGCTGGACCGCAATGAACTGCGTAAAAAACTATCTATTGTATTTCAGGACACCCATTTGTTTACCGATACGGTTATGGAAAACATCCGGTATGGCCGGCTCAGCGCAACAGATGATGAAGTGATAGCGGCAGCGAAGCTTGCCGCAGCGGATAGCTTTATCATGCAATTGCCACAAGGGTATAAAACCGAATTGACCAATGATGGAGCCAATCTGAGTCAGGGACAACGGCAGTTAATTAACATCGCCCGGGCAACTATTGCCAATACGCCAATCTTAATATTGGATGAAGCGACCAGCTCGATCGATACACGAACTGAAATCGCTATTCAGGAAGGTATTGACCGGTTAATGCAAAACAAAACAAGCTTCGTCATTGCCCATAGACTCTCGACCATCAAGAATGCCGACGTCATCTGTCTGATCGAAAAAGGGAGAATCGCCGAGTTCGGTTCACATACAGAATTGCTAAAGCAAAAAGGTAAATACTATCGTTTGTATATGGGACAGTTTGACTGA
- a CDS encoding SDR family oxidoreductase translates to MKEFITGASGFIGSAVVQEMIDAGHQVSGLARSEKSAEIITNLGAQVIRGDLQHLDILKQAASNAEAVIHTGFSHDLMFANEYAKAAEIDINAINAMGEELLGTQKPLVVTAGTLGLPLINGFVTEESTLLNSPRGSEPAAMSLAAKGVHASVIRLPPSVHGSSDLGFMAGFTSSLIQFARNHGVSAYPLDGNNRWPAVHRLDAAKVFCQAAEKAEIGALYNAIGETGIKISAIAELIGTKLNLPVTSLHGEDMVKHFQWLSHFITFDSPATSFETQQQLNWSPKQIGLLDDVQQNYL, encoded by the coding sequence ATGAAAGAATTTATAACTGGAGCTTCGGGCTTCATAGGTTCAGCAGTTGTTCAAGAAATGATCGATGCGGGGCATCAAGTATCTGGTTTAGCACGCTCAGAAAAATCAGCAGAAATAATCACCAATTTAGGTGCTCAGGTAATCCGTGGCGATCTTCAACACTTGGATATATTAAAACAAGCCGCTTCAAACGCCGAGGCCGTCATCCATACGGGATTTTCCCACGATCTAATGTTTGCAAATGAATATGCAAAAGCTGCCGAAATTGATATCAATGCGATCAATGCCATGGGCGAAGAGCTGCTTGGTACACAAAAACCGCTTGTCGTTACAGCTGGAACTTTGGGTCTACCCCTTATCAATGGGTTCGTCACCGAAGAAAGTACCCTCCTAAATTCACCAAGAGGTTCAGAACCTGCGGCAATGTCCCTGGCAGCAAAAGGTGTCCATGCTTCAGTGATTCGCTTACCACCCTCTGTTCATGGCAGCAGTGATCTTGGCTTTATGGCAGGCTTCACATCAAGCCTGATCCAATTTGCGCGCAATCATGGTGTTTCGGCATATCCCTTAGATGGAAACAATCGTTGGCCAGCGGTTCATCGCTTGGACGCCGCAAAAGTTTTTTGCCAGGCGGCCGAGAAGGCCGAAATTGGTGCATTGTACAACGCTATTGGTGAAACCGGCATTAAAATCAGCGCAATTGCTGAACTGATCGGCACGAAATTAAATCTGCCTGTTACTTCATTACATGGTGAAGATATGGTTAAACATTTCCAATGGCTGAGCCATTTCATCACCTTCGATAGCCCGGCGACAAGTTTTGAGACACAGCAGCAATTAAATTGGTCGCCTAAGCAGATCGGTTTATTGGACGATGTTCAGCAAAATTATTTATAA
- a CDS encoding helix-turn-helix transcriptional regulator produces the protein MPQSRTQRIKTISEFHQLRGLPQPEHPLLSVVDYSKMKRSPLDDASALLFDFYVISNKRGITGKMRYGQQLFDFDNGVLGFMSPNQLLKLEENDAAANVNRSGWMLLIHPDFLWNTTLAKTIKEHEFFDYSANEALFLSDSEEKTLNDIIENIQREYRANMDKFSKNIIVSNLETLLNYSERFYNRQFLTREKANHQVLNRLEELLNAYFSTESLIAQGLSSVQYIADSLNISSKYLSSLLKVLTGQSTQQHIHEKLIEKAKEKLSTTALSVSQIAYELGFEHSQSFSKLFKTKTKLSPLEFRAGFH, from the coding sequence ATGCCACAAAGTCGAACACAGCGTATAAAAACGATCAGTGAATTTCATCAATTAAGAGGTTTGCCACAGCCAGAGCATCCATTGCTTAGTGTTGTGGACTATTCAAAGATGAAACGTTCTCCTTTGGATGATGCTTCGGCCTTATTGTTTGATTTTTATGTCATTTCCAATAAAAGAGGCATCACAGGCAAAATGCGCTATGGGCAGCAGCTCTTTGATTTTGACAATGGTGTGCTCGGCTTTATGTCGCCCAATCAATTGCTGAAACTGGAAGAAAATGACGCTGCTGCCAACGTCAACCGAAGCGGGTGGATGTTGCTTATTCATCCGGACTTTTTATGGAATACCACATTAGCGAAAACTATTAAAGAGCATGAATTCTTCGATTATTCGGCAAATGAAGCTTTATTTCTTTCAGACAGTGAAGAGAAAACACTAAATGATATTATTGAAAATATCCAACGGGAATATCGAGCAAATATGGACAAATTCAGCAAGAACATCATTGTATCAAACCTTGAAACATTACTGAATTATTCGGAGCGTTTTTACAACCGACAATTCCTAACGCGCGAGAAAGCCAATCATCAGGTTTTAAATCGCTTGGAAGAACTGCTGAATGCTTATTTTTCGACAGAGAGCCTGATCGCACAGGGGCTTTCATCCGTTCAATATATTGCAGATAGCTTAAATATTTCCTCTAAGTATCTGAGCAGTTTGCTTAAGGTACTGACGGGACAAAGCACCCAACAGCATATTCACGAAAAACTAATTGAAAAAGCAAAGGAGAAATTGTCAACAACGGCACTTTCTGTTAGCCAGATCGCTTATGAATTAGGCTTTGAACATTCACAGTCATTCAGCAAATTGTTTAAAACAAAAACCAAACTATCGCCCCTGGAATTTCGAGCGGGCTTTCACTAA
- a CDS encoding YtxH domain-containing protein, translating to MCNGKNNSTGLLLAMVAGAAVGTLVGLLVAPNSGKKTRKKIKEKTRDLKEQAKHTYEEVADKVKEEYDHVSSSISETAGHVADKVSNEFDKYKDQISEKTAEETKAIKDTIKDQKEK from the coding sequence ATGTGCAATGGAAAAAATAATTCAACGGGATTACTTCTCGCAATGGTGGCGGGAGCAGCAGTAGGTACATTGGTCGGTCTATTAGTGGCACCGAATAGTGGAAAAAAAACGCGGAAAAAAATCAAGGAAAAAACAAGGGACCTCAAAGAACAGGCAAAACACACATACGAAGAAGTAGCCGATAAAGTGAAAGAAGAGTATGATCATGTGTCATCCTCGATTAGCGAAACAGCAGGTCATGTGGCCGATAAGGTCTCAAATGAATTTGATAAGTATAAAGATCAAATAAGTGAAAAGACCGCCGAAGAAACTAAGGCGATTAAAGATACAATTAAAGATCAAAAAGAAAAATAA
- a CDS encoding AraC family transcriptional regulator, giving the protein MSGTMVNDYKKYELFGRPMMQKIALKAPFTFEFPVAEQACFLYVLEGEMQYQANDEELTIAKHYSLLLNCINSGKRIHDVNPTRDCQLLIVTFYPDTLKKVYDRELPSLLLEPENIISNQSKEKIDNDFLIQKYVEGLLFYFENPSLINEDILVLKLKEIILLLSQTRNASVIRVILSQLFSSNTYSFKQIIEANLFSQLTIKQLAEQNNLSVSSFKREFAKLYQDTPASYIKNKKLEKAAELLLVSDQRVSEIAFNCGFNDLATFTKSFSDKYHISPTNYRRQLKSN; this is encoded by the coding sequence TTGAGCGGTACAATGGTAAATGATTACAAAAAATATGAGCTATTTGGAAGACCGATGATGCAGAAAATCGCATTGAAGGCACCATTTACGTTTGAATTTCCAGTAGCGGAACAGGCTTGCTTCCTCTATGTGCTGGAAGGGGAGATGCAATACCAGGCAAATGACGAAGAGCTAACTATTGCGAAACATTATTCCTTATTGCTGAATTGTATTAATTCTGGAAAGCGAATCCACGATGTGAATCCAACGCGTGATTGTCAGCTGTTAATCGTCACTTTTTATCCAGATACCTTGAAGAAAGTTTACGATAGAGAGTTGCCCTCGTTGCTGCTTGAACCTGAAAATATCATTTCAAACCAATCAAAAGAAAAAATTGACAATGATTTCCTGATCCAGAAATATGTGGAAGGCTTGCTGTTCTATTTTGAAAATCCTTCATTGATCAATGAAGATATACTGGTGCTCAAATTAAAAGAAATTATATTGCTCCTGTCCCAAACGCGAAACGCGTCGGTCATACGAGTGATATTATCACAGCTTTTTTCTTCAAATACCTATTCGTTTAAACAGATTATTGAAGCCAATCTGTTTTCCCAATTAACCATTAAGCAGCTTGCGGAACAGAATAATCTGAGTGTTTCTTCATTTAAAAGAGAGTTTGCCAAATTATATCAGGATACACCTGCCAGCTACATCAAAAATAAGAAGCTCGAAAAGGCGGCAGAGCTCCTTTTGGTTTCCGATCAGCGTGTTTCCGAAATTGCCTTTAACTGTGGATTTAACGACCTCGCAACATTTACAAAGAGTTTTAGTGACAAATACCACATATCGCCAACAAATTATCGTCGACAGCTTAAAAGCAACTAA
- a CDS encoding MGH1-like glycoside hydrolase domain-containing protein — translation MKRQHRSVFLNSIVLSSTAFLVLGALFSCSSNRGFSGKQESIYQLELDRLKEVAKNNLTDNIKEFNAFEHRPKSDGAFDESNNKDFLVNNIPYFESSNDTLSRVYNYRWWMISKHLRDYYDPHDSKKYWVITEFFGYPAWGSLSGAITCPTAHQFYDVRWLRDPKYLRSYAEYFMLGSASKINQRENGNFLTHLSRPESVHFSSWMVDGIESFLKIHPDQAWTQKMLPAMETHQHLLDSLFTVKNPDAKTDGMYKILDLYDGMEFSLSAVLGLIESKGPYAIYTDSTWRDLYLGWGTTDKAANTTAAKDFPLAFTKGYPDFYLVRPSIGSYSFGNTNALYNLYRQEEQHHPSIKNKAKADYYKFRSQEIQRKFLRTLWNADDGFFYTLTAGDNAYGVRDYEARVRESVGYTPWYFNMIPREDNKKYEVAWAMFTSEKGFNNHKGMTTAERQHPYYNEQAYAWNGRGWPFQNSVVYKAYSNYLRNYKNQITAQDKETLYEQIMKLTRLHGYAHPNIGEWYIPSDGEQFGGQNDYFHSTYPDIIIAESHWI, via the coding sequence ATGAAAAGACAACATCGTTCCGTTTTTTTAAATTCTATTGTTTTAAGCAGCACAGCCTTTTTGGTTCTAGGTGCTCTTTTTTCCTGTTCGAGTAACCGGGGATTTTCTGGGAAGCAGGAGTCGATATATCAGCTTGAACTTGATCGTTTAAAGGAAGTGGCGAAAAATAATCTAACAGATAATATAAAGGAGTTCAATGCTTTCGAGCACCGGCCAAAATCGGACGGAGCTTTTGACGAATCCAACAACAAAGACTTTTTGGTCAATAACATTCCGTATTTTGAGAGTTCCAACGATACCCTAAGTCGCGTGTATAATTATCGTTGGTGGATGATCAGCAAGCATCTTCGGGATTATTATGATCCACATGATTCAAAGAAATATTGGGTTATAACGGAATTTTTCGGGTATCCCGCCTGGGGATCCCTGAGTGGAGCGATTACCTGCCCAACAGCGCATCAGTTTTACGATGTACGTTGGCTTCGTGATCCAAAATACCTTAGATCTTATGCCGAATATTTTATGCTTGGATCAGCTTCCAAAATAAATCAACGTGAAAACGGTAATTTCTTAACCCATTTGAGCCGACCCGAAAGTGTTCATTTTTCCAGCTGGATGGTCGATGGCATTGAATCATTTTTAAAAATTCATCCCGATCAGGCCTGGACACAAAAGATGCTTCCAGCGATGGAGACCCACCAGCACCTTTTGGATAGCCTATTCACTGTGAAAAATCCCGATGCGAAGACCGACGGCATGTACAAAATTCTGGATCTGTACGATGGTATGGAATTCAGCCTTTCGGCGGTGCTTGGCTTGATTGAGAGTAAAGGGCCCTATGCTATTTATACCGATAGTACATGGAGAGATCTTTATTTAGGTTGGGGGACGACAGACAAGGCTGCAAATACGACTGCGGCGAAAGACTTTCCATTGGCCTTTACCAAAGGCTATCCCGATTTTTATCTGGTGCGCCCATCCATTGGAAGCTATTCCTTTGGGAATACCAACGCATTGTACAATCTCTATAGACAGGAAGAGCAACATCATCCTTCGATTAAGAATAAGGCGAAAGCAGATTACTATAAATTCAGAAGCCAGGAAATACAGCGGAAATTTCTCAGGACACTTTGGAATGCAGATGATGGTTTTTTTTATACCTTGACAGCCGGAGACAATGCCTATGGTGTACGGGATTACGAAGCGCGGGTGCGGGAATCCGTTGGTTACACCCCGTGGTATTTCAATATGATACCGCGTGAGGATAATAAAAAGTATGAGGTAGCTTGGGCGATGTTTACTTCCGAAAAAGGTTTCAATAACCATAAAGGAATGACCACGGCCGAAAGACAACATCCCTATTATAATGAGCAGGCTTATGCCTGGAACGGCAGAGGATGGCCTTTTCAAAACTCAGTCGTCTATAAAGCATACAGCAACTATTTAAGAAATTATAAAAATCAAATCACTGCGCAGGACAAAGAGACCCTGTACGAACAAATTATGAAGCTTACACGGCTTCACGGTTATGCCCACCCAAATATCGGTGAATGGTATATACCAAGTGACGGTGAGCAATTTGGTGGGCAGAATGATTATTTTCATTCAACCTATCCAGACATAATCATAGCAGAATCTCATTGGATTTGA
- a CDS encoding family 43 glycosylhydrolase, giving the protein MKLKQIGVLSIALMSFTNVIAQKIYNADKAAGYLFAYFEGSGDKNTQEQLRFAVSQDAQNWVALNNNKPILSSADISQTGGIRDPHILRGEDKKSFYMVATDMFTVKNGWGSNPGIILMRSDNLTDWKHNTVDLAKLYPKKFKNVKWVWAPQTIYDRAEKKYLVYFTVKSHENDKLDFYAAYANKDFSGFEKEPTLLFSPKFGGIDGDIVYKDGLYHFFFKGNTKDAAGKEVKNGIQQATSKSLKGPWREDFRYLDAYADTSVVVEGSSLFKLNGTNDYILMYDLYANGRYEFQRTDDLFNFSSKPEPFHKNFNPRHGSVISISKEESRLLNNKWGGVPGELLAPVAADDRYHFTAKGNPIIKHHFTADPAALVKGDTLWLYAGHDFAGGQKGYKMKDWIVYSTTDLKNWTEYPVSLRISDFTWAKSGDAFAGHVTERNGKYYWYISSNWSGIGVAVADRPEGPFSDALGKPLLTNKDCFASSHSWACIDPAVFIDDDGQAWIFWGNRECYYAKLKENMVEIDGEIKQVNFEGLAFTEAPWVHKRNGKYYLSYATEFPEKIAYAMADKIEGPYVYKGILNEIAGNSNTNHQAIVPFKNQWYFIYHNGGINPDGGSFSRSICIDTLNYRPDGTIHKIKMTTEGTTGD; this is encoded by the coding sequence ATGAAACTAAAACAAATAGGGGTATTGAGTATTGCATTAATGAGTTTTACCAATGTCATAGCGCAAAAAATATACAATGCAGATAAGGCGGCGGGTTATCTTTTTGCATATTTTGAAGGTTCGGGGGATAAAAATACACAAGAGCAATTGCGATTTGCAGTCAGTCAGGATGCGCAAAACTGGGTTGCATTAAATAACAATAAACCTATTTTGTCATCGGCGGATATATCCCAAACGGGAGGGATTCGTGATCCGCACATCCTTAGGGGAGAGGACAAAAAGTCATTTTATATGGTCGCAACTGATATGTTTACGGTAAAGAATGGGTGGGGAAGTAATCCGGGTATTATTTTGATGCGATCTGATAATCTGACGGACTGGAAACACAATACTGTTGACCTGGCAAAGTTATACCCTAAAAAATTTAAGAACGTAAAATGGGTATGGGCACCACAGACGATCTACGATCGGGCTGAAAAAAAATACCTGGTGTATTTTACGGTGAAATCGCATGAGAATGATAAACTTGATTTTTATGCGGCCTATGCGAATAAAGATTTTAGTGGCTTTGAAAAGGAACCTACTTTATTGTTCAGTCCAAAATTTGGCGGTATTGATGGCGACATTGTCTATAAAGATGGGCTATATCATTTTTTCTTTAAGGGTAATACAAAAGATGCTGCCGGAAAAGAAGTAAAAAATGGAATTCAGCAGGCGACAAGTAAATCCTTAAAAGGACCATGGAGAGAAGACTTCCGGTATCTCGATGCCTACGCAGACACGTCTGTTGTTGTCGAAGGATCTAGCCTTTTTAAGTTGAATGGAACAAACGATTATATCTTGATGTACGATTTGTATGCGAATGGAAGATACGAATTTCAGCGCACAGATGATCTCTTTAATTTCTCTTCAAAACCTGAACCTTTTCATAAGAATTTTAATCCGCGACATGGAAGTGTGATTTCAATCAGCAAGGAAGAGTCTCGTCTTCTGAACAATAAATGGGGCGGTGTACCTGGTGAATTGCTAGCTCCTGTGGCTGCGGATGACCGGTATCATTTTACCGCAAAGGGAAATCCGATTATTAAGCATCATTTTACGGCCGATCCGGCAGCATTAGTTAAGGGGGATACACTTTGGTTGTATGCAGGTCATGACTTTGCAGGAGGTCAGAAAGGCTATAAGATGAAAGACTGGATCGTTTATTCTACAACGGATTTAAAAAATTGGACGGAATATCCCGTGTCTTTGCGCATAAGTGATTTTACCTGGGCAAAAAGCGGCGATGCATTTGCGGGACATGTTACCGAACGTAATGGAAAATATTACTGGTACATCAGTTCCAATTGGTCCGGAATAGGGGTTGCTGTCGCAGACAGACCCGAAGGTCCCTTTAGCGATGCATTGGGAAAACCCTTATTGACCAACAAGGACTGTTTTGCTTCTTCCCATTCCTGGGCCTGTATCGATCCAGCTGTTTTTATTGATGATGATGGTCAAGCCTGGATTTTCTGGGGCAACCGCGAGTGTTACTATGCAAAGCTCAAAGAAAATATGGTTGAGATTGATGGCGAAATAAAACAGGTGAATTTTGAAGGACTAGCTTTTACGGAAGCACCATGGGTTCACAAGCGCAATGGAAAATACTATTTGAGTTATGCCACGGAATTTCCGGAGAAGATCGCTTATGCCATGGCCGATAAGATCGAAGGCCCCTATGTCTATAAAGGAATTCTGAATGAAATAGCAGGCAACAGCAATACGAACCATCAAGCAATTGTCCCTTTTAAAAACCAATGGTATTTCATTTATCATAATGGGGGAATTAATCCAGATGGAGGCAGTTTTAGCCGTTCGATATGCATAGACACCCTAAATTACCGTCCAGATGGTACAATCCATAAAATTAAAATGACAACGGAAGGAACTACCGGAGACTAA
- a CDS encoding DUF1330 domain-containing protein, with translation MARKTYLYPSYEAGRNLALKNIQGPIVNLNLIQLRKIADYTNFPEIAPIKEISGYDAFMNYIKLAKPFVEESGGELLFVGHGDQFLIGPDQEQWDICLLIKQRSVSDFFSFEQNPAYMKIIGHRTAAILDSRLLPLENVPF, from the coding sequence ATGGCAAGAAAGACGTATTTGTATCCGAGTTATGAAGCCGGAAGGAATCTGGCATTGAAAAATATCCAAGGCCCCATTGTCAATCTCAATTTAATTCAGTTGAGGAAAATCGCGGACTATACTAATTTTCCGGAGATTGCGCCAATCAAAGAAATTTCGGGATACGATGCTTTCATGAATTATATAAAGCTAGCCAAACCTTTTGTGGAAGAAAGCGGCGGTGAGCTACTTTTTGTTGGGCATGGTGACCAGTTTCTGATAGGCCCCGATCAGGAGCAGTGGGATATTTGTCTGCTGATCAAACAGCGAAGTGTGTCCGATTTTTTTTCATTTGAACAAAATCCAGCGTATATGAAGATTATAGGGCATCGTACTGCAGCAATCTTGGATTCAAGACTTTTACCCCTGGAAAATGTCCCGTTTTAA